In the genome of Streptomyces sp. 846.5, the window GCACGCGGTGGTCCGCGGCCAGCAGGTCGGCCAGCGGCGCGAACGGCGCCGAGTGCATCGGCGCACCGACGATCGCCACCAGCGGACCGCTCCCGCGCAGCTCGTAGTACAGCCGGGCGCCCGGCACGGCCAGCGTGCCGGATGTGACGTCAACAGACGCGCTCATCGATTCCTCCAGGGTCAGCGGAACTACGTCACAGCCTTGGACGCCTGCGGCCCCCGAAACTCATCGGTCCCGGTAATCCAGGTGCGGACGGTCGGCGCGGTGGTGTGTGATCGGGGGATGACGATTGCGCTGGGCAGGCCGGGAGTCCACGAGTTGGGCGAGGCTGTGGGCGCCCTGCGGGAGTGGCAGGACGACGGGGCGCCGATGCAGCTGCATCCGGGAGACCTGGGCTGGTTCTGGCGGTTCGGTGCGGAGGCGACGGCCGCGGCGGTCCGGACCTGGAGCCGGGACGGAAGGATTCTCGCCGTCGGACTGCTGGACGGCCCCGAACTGCTGCGGCTGACCATCGCGCCGGACGCTCATCGGGACGACGAGCTGGCGCGGCAGATGGTCGAGGACGTGATGGATCCGGAGCGCGGCGTGCTGCCGAAGGGAAAGGCGTACCTTGAGGCGCCGATGACCGTGCTGCTCCAGGATCTGCTGCCCGAGGACGGCTGGAAGGCCGACGAGCCGTGGACACCGCTGCGCCGCGACCTCACGGAGCCGGTGGAGGACCTGGGCGTGCGGATCGAGCTGGTCGGGCCGCAGCAGGCTCACGTCCGGGCCGCCGTGCAGCGGGCGGCATTCGACAACTCGTCGTTCACGGACGGGCAATGGCACGCGATGGCGGCCGAACTGCCTTACGCCGAAGCCCGATGCCTGGTCGCGTACGACGCCCGGGGAGACGCCGTGGCGGCGGTGACGGTGTGGTCGGCCGGCCCGGGGAAGCCCGGGCTGATCGAGCCGATGGGCGTGCACCGGGACCACCGCGGACACGGCCACGGCAAAGCGATCACCGTCGCTGCCGCAGCCGCGCTCAGGGAGTTGGGCTCTTCGAGCGCGATCGTCTGCACCCCGACAGCCAATGCCGGCGCCGTCGCCACCTACAGGTCAGCCGGCTTCCGGCAACTCCCCGAGACCCGGGACCTGTCCCGGGACGCCTAGGGGTGTCAGGCTTCGGGGATCGCCCGGCCGAAGGTCTCCAGGGTGATGGCCTCGGGCTCGGGGCCGCCGCGTCAGCGCTCCATCATGCGCATCTGGGCCTCGTTGTGGGTGTCCCCGGCGGCCGGAGGGAGACCGGTGAGCTTGGCGAGCTGCTCCTCAGTGAGGCGGACGGCGTCCGCGGCGGCGTTCTCCTCGACCCGGGCCACGCGCCGGGTGCCGGGGATGGGCGCGATGTCGTCGCCCTGGGCGAGCAGCCAGGCGAGGGCGACCTGAGCCGGGGTGGCGCCGATCCGGTCGGCGACGGCGGCGACCTCGTCGGCCAGGCGCAGGTTGTGCTGGAAGTTCTCGC includes:
- a CDS encoding GNAT family N-acetyltransferase, encoding MTIALGRPGVHELGEAVGALREWQDDGAPMQLHPGDLGWFWRFGAEATAAAVRTWSRDGRILAVGLLDGPELLRLTIAPDAHRDDELARQMVEDVMDPERGVLPKGKAYLEAPMTVLLQDLLPEDGWKADEPWTPLRRDLTEPVEDLGVRIELVGPQQAHVRAAVQRAAFDNSSFTDGQWHAMAAELPYAEARCLVAYDARGDAVAAVTVWSAGPGKPGLIEPMGVHRDHRGHGHGKAITVAAAAALRELGSSSAIVCTPTANAGAVATYRSAGFRQLPETRDLSRDA